The following DNA comes from Huiozyma naganishii CBS 8797 chromosome 8, complete genome.
cTATTATCACTATAACTACTGTTACTACTGTCAAAATATACCTACCAataacaatttttttccgTTTGCGTATTGTGCCTCTCACTTCCTCTTACTCGGCGTAGAAACTGAATATGCTGTACATAGTTATCTTTCTTAAGCAGTTGCTCCAAGTGGTCCATCAGAATACACCAAAGCAAGCCAGTATTGACCCACTGAAACCGCTAAAGGCGTCAAACGCACCTTCTCATCCTCTTCTCTCTGCGTTAAAGTTGAAAAACACGGGAATATATgaacattcaaaaaaaaagatcGAAATAAAGGAGCAGCGGaactctttctctttccccTCGTATGATTTATACCTCGCTCCCCCAGAGCAATTAGAGCCTCGcaatcaagaagaaacaaataaTACCTCTGTGAGATGCAGACCTCCGCTTCCGAATTCAAAATCATCGATATCTCAATTGGCACGGTCGCACTCCTGGCGTCCCTGACCCAATTATCGTACATAATCAAAAGCTTCAATGTCTTTCTCCAGGGGGTAATTGCAGCCCTACTGTCCGTGCTGATCATTCAAGTCCAGTTCAAAGTGCCCCCCAAACTGTACCAGTACGCGTCCTTCTACTTCAGCTTTCTCGGGAGGGGACTCCTCCAAATACTGCTGGCCACACTAGTCGCACATGGTGGTGTGCTCAAATACATTGCGGCGgtcctccttttcttcagcGGGATCGTGTTCATCTTTTGCCATTTCGCTCCCTTCATCGAAGAACCAGAACTGTTCAGACTCAATAACGGGAACGGGCTGTCCGTTGGAGACGACCAATTCGACGGCGgcgacgatgatgacgaggtGATCTGAACAGAGAAGTCGGACTATGACCTCCTCTCCCTGTCTCTCGCTTGTTCTGCTATTTTACATTAATACTGTTTGTATACATAATATATAATTGAAGTAGATACACTCTCACCTTTCCCTTTAGTTCTTACCCATACCCCCCTTCACAAATTGCATCACTTTGGCCCCTCCTGGATTGGGAGAACGAGAGGGCAATTGCAGGGCAGAAAAGTGTAACTACAAGAGGAATGAATGATGTTAACTGCGAGCGATTACAGCTCCATTGCATCGTTGACAGGGGTATCCACGCGGTGCTTCATGGGCTGTGTCTCTCTGATGTTCAAACCAAACCTCTTGTCTTGACTCAATACACCCAGCTGGAATATGCCTTGGACAATTGGATCCTCTTTGTTCATCTCGTGAACAGAGTGCACCCAGCTGGTGGCACATGTCTTGGATCCACCGGTAGCTCTCAACACCTCGGGCCTACCGTTGACACCAACGTCGTCCGCACACAGTATAACCGTGCTGCATTCACGGATCACCGGTAGCTCCACGGTCTCCCTCGTGGACTTCGCAACGGCTTTCAGTTTCAATGCGGACATACCCAGCTTTGGTAGCGGCAGGTCGTGCCCGGGCAACGTCAATGCTGCAGATGCGTCGTAACTCAGGTTACCGTTAGGGTTGTTAGACTTCAAAATGTGCTCCCATGGAACCCATTGGGCTACCTGTATTGGCTTCTCGACACACAAATAATTGTTCGAGATTTCGCTCATACCCAACCTGAAAGATTTCAAGTCTCCACTGATCGCTGCCAATTGATCGTCCAGGTTCCCCTCTTTCGATATGGGGAAAGCGGAGGACAAGTGCGAAAGTTTGAAGGGGTACACACCGTTGTTATCGATCTTGGTTAGGAGCTGTCTGCTcgtcttcaatttcaaagtgtgAGACTGTGCGTAATCCCTCAAGTAAGCGCCAGATCTCGCAATCAACTGATTCTGCCTGTGCGATTTACCGGTGTAGGCATCCACAGTCTCCAAAATAACCAAACCTTTCTTATCCAAGTTCTCTAGCGGGGCAAACTTCAAATCGATCAAGTAGGTTTCTCCGGCTTTCACAACAAAATCGTCAGTTGGGACAGCAGATACGACACGAGGAACTGAAGGCTGCGAGACGGCAATATCTTTCACCTCAGTGTTAGCCAACAATTTGGCCTCCTCGTGCGATTCAGTCCAAATGACACCTTTATACTCTCTTTCTGCGACAATACCCTCGTTTTGGCCCGCTAGAAACCGCCTGATTCTACGTACTCTAGAACCTGGCACAACAGCACAGTTGTAAGAGCGAGCAATGGTGTCCACAATGGACCTGATCGCGTACCCGTTCACAGCAGAACCGAAGGAAGCGGGTAATTTCTCGGGAGTAAGAGAACATGCTAGCAGAGAAACGACAGCCTCCATCGCGATATATGTAGCGGCAACAGCGTCCG
Coding sequences within:
- the TVP15 gene encoding Tvp15p (similar to Saccharomyces cerevisiae TVP15 (YDR100W); ancestral locus Anc_8.244), which codes for MQTSASEFKIIDISIGTVALLASLTQLSYIIKSFNVFLQGVIAALLSVLIIQVQFKVPPKLYQYASFYFSFLGRGLLQILLATLVAHGGVLKYIAAVLLFFSGIVFIFCHFAPFIEEPELFRLNNGNGLSVGDDQFDGGDDDDEVI
- the ARX1 gene encoding putative hydrolase (similar to Saccharomyces cerevisiae ARX1 (YDR101C); ancestral locus Anc_8.245); amino-acid sequence: MDLAVSHEDTEILLKDKNVLQESVLDKYRTAGQISQTALKYVTGLINDMYHFKNTDRQLRIEELCLLTDSFMMTRLEQYYKHKVNERGIAIPTTIDVNQIESSWCPEIDDIANLEKWNKDQITREDAPYHSVVQGLLKEGDVVKITLGVHIDGYTSEVSHTMVIYPVDNSIDGQPKPAGPLLGGKADAVAATYIAMEAVVSLLACSLTPEKLPASFGSAVNGYAIRSIVDTIARSYNCAVVPGSRVRRIRRFLAGQNEGIVAEREYKGVIWTESHEEAKLLANTEVKDIAVSQPSVPRVVSAVPTDDFVVKAGETYLIDLKFAPLENLDKKGLVILETVDAYTGKSHRQNQLIARSGAYLRDYAQSHTLKLKTSRQLLTKIDNNGVYPFKLSHLSSAFPISKEGNLDDQLAAISGDLKSFRLGMSEISNNYLCVEKPIQVAQWVPWEHILKSNNPNGNLSYDASAALTLPGHDLPLPKLGMSALKLKAVAKSTRETVELPVIRECSTVILCADDVGVNGRPEVLRATGGSKTCATSWVHSVHEMNKEDPIVQGIFQLGVLSQDKRFGLNIRETQPMKHRVDTPVNDAMEL